GGGGACCCTGTAAACTCTTTCAGACTGCTCCGGTCGATCAAGAATCGCTTCGGCTCTACTAACGAGGTCGGAGTCTTCGAGATGACAGAGACGGGCATGAAAGACGTGAAGGACCCATCGGCCCAGTTACTTTCTCAGCACTCCGCAGGTTCCATTGGCTCAGTCGTCGTTCCGGCGCTTGAGGGCACCAGGCCGATTCTCGTGGAATTGCAGGCGCTGACCAATCCCTCGCTGTTGCCCACGCCGAGGCGGGTTGCGTCAGGAGTCGACTACAACAGGCTGCTCTTGGTATGTGCTGTACTGACTCGAAGAGTAGGGATTTCGCTCTCCAGCCAGGACGTAATAGTGAACGTCACTGGCGGAGTCAGGGTCGTCGAGACTGCGGCAGACCTGGCAATTGCCCTGGCGATAGTCTCTTCTGTGCGTGACGTGCCCGTTGATGCGGGGACCGCCGCCTTCGGCGAACTGGGATTGGGAGGAGAGGTCCGTTCCGTAGGCCAGCCAGCAAGGAGAGTACAGGAGGTTGGAAGACTCGGCCTGTCCAGTTGCGTCGTTCCCGGAGGGGTTGCTCTGGACAGTCCTACTGGCTCGCTAGAACTGCTTCGTACAACGACGCTCAGGCAGGCAATTACAAGTGCGATGTCCGGGTCGCGGTCGAAGCCTCCGGTCAGCGTCGTCTAACATGGTCGGGAGGTCGGTAACTTGAAGGCAGCCTACTTCCAGTGCATTGGCGGGGCGAGTGGAGACATGGTTCTCAGCGCCGTCATAGACGCAGGTGTCCCACGTGGAGTTATCACCGGTGCTTTGGATGCGATGAACGTAACCGGCGTCGCTCTCAGTGTCGAGCAATCTCAGCGTGGTGGCGTTGTTGGTACGTACGTGGGGGTCGAGCTTGACGACCAGGCACGTAAGTCACACCGTTTTGACGACTTCATTGCCTCTGTTCAGTCGTCGGGGCTCTCCAATCGTGTCAAGAAGCAATCTACTGCCGTCTTCAATCGCATGGCCGACGCCGAAGCCAGAGTGCATCGAACGTCTGCGGAACACCTGCACCTTCACGAACTGGGAACGCTCGATACCCTGGTGGATGTGGTTGGCGGCGTAGTCGGGCTCGAACACCTCGGAGTAGAGCGTGTTTTCTCGTCGCCATTTCCCATGGGAACCGGCGTGTTCAGGAGCGATCACGGTATTCTGCCCGTACCTTCTCCGGCTACTTCAGCGCTCTTCACCATGGCGGATGCGCCGCTAGTTCCTGCCCCCAACAACCCTGTCAGGACTGGCGAAATGGTGACACCAACTGGCGCGGGTATCATCACTACGCTCGCCGAATTTCGCCAGCCTCAGATGTCTATGCAGGCGCAGGGCTACGGTCTAGGCACGAGAGATCCCGATGAGTACCCGAATGTGTTGAGTCTCTGGGTAGGGGAGGTTTCCGAGGGTGAAAAGACGGGCGGCTTGTCTATCCTGGAAACGAACCTTGATGACGCCACAGGTGAGGTTCTCGGATACGTACAGGAGCGGCTGTTCGAGATTGGAGCCAGGGACGTCTGGTTCACTCCAATCCAGATGAAGAAGAACAGGCCAGCCACCATGTTGTGCGCAATCGTGGACGAGCGCACCGAGAGACAGGTCGTTGATGTGATTATGCGGGAGACGACCACGCTCGGTGTGAGGGTGCGCCCAATAGAACGATACGAGGCTGGACGCGAGATTCGGTCAATCCAGACCCGACTCGGTACCGCGAAAGTTAAGCTGAAGGTCATTGACCACGAGACTGTTGCCGCCAGTCCTGAGTACGAGGATTGTCGCAGGATCGCGTCCGAAACAGGCCTTCCTTTGAACGAAGTATTTCGCGTGGTCCAGCGCACTGCAGAAGACCTGCTATTGACCCCCAATCCGACGCTGCCCTAAAGTCATACGAAGCAGATAGCGGGCCCCAGTGGCGCAATCGGCAGCGCACCCGACTTGTAATCGGGAGGTTGGTGGGTTCGAATCCCCCCTGGGGCTCTCCTCTCACTATTCTGCCCCGTTTGCTATTCTTGGATTGGAAAAGTTGGCTATGCTAAACTACTTTGGATTAGCCGTGGACGGGTGGGTGAGTGGTTAATACCACCAGACTGTAAATCTGGCGCTCGGAAGGGCTACGGGGGTTCGAATCCCTCCCCGTCCACCATAATGACAGGTTTCTGATCGCCAAATAGGATCGGGCCCACATAGCTCAGGAGGTAGAGCGCGTTCTTGGTAAGAACGAGGTCAGCAGTTCGAGTCTGCTTGTGGGTGGCTAAGCAGAAGTTTGAGCGGACGAAGCCCCACGTAAACGTCGGTACCATTGGTCACGTTGACCATGGGAAGACGACACTTACGGCTGCCATAACCAAGGTGTTGGCGTCAGCCGGTATGGCAGACTTCCGTCCTTTTGACTCTATCGACAACGCTCCCGAAGAGCGGGAACGTGGTGTTACGATCGCGATCCAGCACGTTGAGTACGAGACCGACACTCGTCACTACGCGCACGTTGACTGCCCAGGTCACGCCGACTACATCAAGAACATGATCACCGGTGCTGCCCAGATGGACGGCGCAATCCTGGTCGTCAGCGCTCCCGACGGGCCTATGCCGCAGACCCGCGAGCACATCCTGCTTGCGCGTCAGGTTGAAGTTCCGGCGGTCGTAGTCGCTCTCAACAAGGTCGATGCAATGGAGGACGAGGAACTCCTCGAGCTTGTCGAGCTTGAGATGGCTGAGCTCCTGTCCGAGTATGGTTTCCCAGGCGACGAAATCCCGATCGTTAGGGTCAGCGCACTCAACGCGCTAGAAGCCGAAGACAACACCCGGGATGGTGAGTGGACAAAGGGAATCTGGGAGCTAATGGATGCTGTCGACAGCTACATTCCGGTTCCGGATCGCCCTCGTGATCTGGACTTCCTAATGCCCATTGAGGACGTCTTCGGAATCAAGGGTCGTGGCACCGTGGTTACTGGCCGTGTCGAACGCGGCATCGTCAGGATGGGTGACACCATTGAGATCGTTGGAATCAAGGAGACCACGAACACCGTGGTCACCGGTGTGGAGATGTTCCACAAGATTCTGGATGAGGGTGAGCCCGGAGACGCAGTTGGTGTCCTCCTGCGAGGCGTGGACCGAGAAGCAATTGAGCGCGGCCAGGTGCTAGTTGCACCCGGCAGTATGACTCCGCACCGAGAGTACGAGGCCCAGGTCTACGTACTCAGCAAGGACGAAGGCGGCAGGCACACCCCGTTCTTCAACGGCTACAAGCCGCAGTTCTACATCAGAACCACCGACGTGACCGGCGAGATCCAGTTGCCGGACGGCGTCGAGATGGTCATGCCAGGCGACAACATCGAGATGAACATCAAGCTGATCACGCCAGTGGCGCTTGAAGAGCAGCTCAGGTTCGCCGTTCGTGAGGGCGGCAGGACGGTTGGGTCCGGCGTCATCACGAAGATCCTGGACTAGTCCGCACAGTCAAATCGATTTAATCCGCGCCCTCTCGCCGATCAAGCAGATCGGGAGGGGGCGATGGAGTAGAAACTCCTGCCAGCCCGGAGGATTTCCACGAACCGATGGCCGCAAAATGGACATCGGTCGTTCTCGTTAGTTGTCAGGAGTAGGGAGCAGATAGAAGATGGCCCGTCGGGGAGAAGCCAGAATTCTCGTAACGCTCGGCTGCACCACGTGTAGAGAGCGGACTTATAACTCCAGCAAGAACCGGCGGAACGATCCACAACGTCTGGAGTTGATGAAGTTCTGCCCCCGGTGCCGGGAGCACGTACTGCACCGAGAGGTGAGGTAGCCGTGGCTCGGGATCCCGGTGTAACACGCAGAGTCGGAGGCGAGGTAGCCCGTCGCGCCTTTAGCGTTCGAATGATTGGCGAAGTCGTAGGCGAACTCCGTAGGGTCACCTGGCCCACCAAGGAGGAAACGCTCCGACTGAGCATAATGGTGATCGCGGTGGCTGTGGCCATCGGTGCATTCCTCGGACTGGTGGATCTGGGTTTTGCTCGAATAATGGGGATACTGCTGGGGAATTGAGCCAATGACGACTCAGATCACACATGCCGATCCTGAAGTCCGCTGGTACATAATCCACGCCTACTCAGGCCAGGAAAAGCGGGTCAAGGATAATCTCGAACAGCGCATCAAGACCATGGATATGCAGGACAAGATACTGCAGGTCGTGGTGCCAACCGAAGACGAGATGGAGATCAAGGGAGGCCAGCGCAAGGCTGTCCCTCGCACAATCTTCCCTGGATACATCCTCGTTCAGATGAGAATGGACGATCAGAGCTGGTTCGTAGTTCGCAACACCCCTGGAGTCACCGGATTCGTTTCAGCAGAGGACGAAAGCGAAAATCGGCCCAAGCCTGTGCCGTTGGAGGAGCGAGAGGTCGAGACCATTCTGAGGCAGATTGAGACCGACACTCCGAGACCCAGGATAGGTCTTGAGAAAGGCCAGAGTGTCCGAATCACCGACGGCCCCTTCGTGGACTTTATGGGCACCGTCGACGAGGTTTCACAGGAGCGGGCGAAGGTCAAAGTTCTCGTGTCCTTCTTCGGTCGCGAGACCCCCGTCGAGCTCGACTTCCTACAGGTCGAACGCGCCTAACACGACAGTCCAGTCTTACTAGCAATACACTCCATAGGATCAGACATTTGGCCAAGAAAGTACGCGCACTCATAAAGCTCCAGATCGAAGGCGGCAGGGCAAGCCCCGCCCCTCCTGTAGGTCCTGCGCTCGGACAGCACGGCGTCAACATCATGGCGTTCGTGAAGGAGTACAACGAGCGGACGTCTCAGAACGCGGGGACAATTGTCCCAGTCGAGTTGACGGTCTTCGAAGACCGTTCGTTCACATTCATCACCAAGAGCCCGCCAGCGGCCGAGCTGCTTCGCAAGGCTGCAGGAGTCGACAAGGGCAGCGGCAACCCGAAGGCTGAGCCCCTGTCTGTCACCGTTACGCGTGACCAGGTCAGGGAGATCGCTGAGGTCAAGGCCGCCGATCTCAACGCTGCCGACATAGAAGGCGCCATGAAGATCATCGAGGGCACAGCCCGCAGCATGGGACTCAGGGTCAGCTGATCCACTCACTCCTCAGATCGAGTTTAACGGACTAACCAAGAGGACTTACCCACATGGCCAGTAGAGGCAAGCGATATAACGACGCAGTCGGCCTGTTGGACGCCGATGCAAGGTACGCTCCGCAGGAAGCTGTTGAGATTACCAAGAAGACGGCCAGCGCCAAGTTCGACGAGACCATAGAGCTGCACATCCGCACCGGTGCAGACCCGCGCTACGCCGATCAGATGGTAAGAGGCGTTGCCGTACTGCCCCATGGCGTGGGCAAGCCGGTTAGAGTGCTGGTGTTCTGCCAGGGTGAGGCTGAGACCATTGCTCGTGAAGCAGGTGCTGACCACGTCGGAAGCGATGAACTGATCCGCGAGATCGAAAACGGCTTCCTGGACTTTGATGTATCCATTGCGACCCCGGAC
This window of the Dehalococcoidia bacterium genome carries:
- the larC gene encoding nickel pincer cofactor biosynthesis protein LarC gives rise to the protein MKAAYFQCIGGASGDMVLSAVIDAGVPRGVITGALDAMNVTGVALSVEQSQRGGVVGTYVGVELDDQARKSHRFDDFIASVQSSGLSNRVKKQSTAVFNRMADAEARVHRTSAEHLHLHELGTLDTLVDVVGGVVGLEHLGVERVFSSPFPMGTGVFRSDHGILPVPSPATSALFTMADAPLVPAPNNPVRTGEMVTPTGAGIITTLAEFRQPQMSMQAQGYGLGTRDPDEYPNVLSLWVGEVSEGEKTGGLSILETNLDDATGEVLGYVQERLFEIGARDVWFTPIQMKKNRPATMLCAIVDERTERQVVDVIMRETTTLGVRVRPIERYEAGREIRSIQTRLGTAKVKLKVIDHETVAASPEYEDCRRIASETGLPLNEVFRVVQRTAEDLLLTPNPTLP
- the tuf gene encoding elongation factor Tu gives rise to the protein MAKQKFERTKPHVNVGTIGHVDHGKTTLTAAITKVLASAGMADFRPFDSIDNAPEERERGVTIAIQHVEYETDTRHYAHVDCPGHADYIKNMITGAAQMDGAILVVSAPDGPMPQTREHILLARQVEVPAVVVALNKVDAMEDEELLELVELEMAELLSEYGFPGDEIPIVRVSALNALEAEDNTRDGEWTKGIWELMDAVDSYIPVPDRPRDLDFLMPIEDVFGIKGRGTVVTGRVERGIVRMGDTIEIVGIKETTNTVVTGVEMFHKILDEGEPGDAVGVLLRGVDREAIERGQVLVAPGSMTPHREYEAQVYVLSKDEGGRHTPFFNGYKPQFYIRTTDVTGEIQLPDGVEMVMPGDNIEMNIKLITPVALEEQLRFAVREGGRTVGSGVITKILD
- the rpmG gene encoding 50S ribosomal protein L33 yields the protein MARRGEARILVTLGCTTCRERTYNSSKNRRNDPQRLELMKFCPRCREHVLHREVR
- the secE gene encoding preprotein translocase subunit SecE, with the protein product MARDPGVTRRVGGEVARRAFSVRMIGEVVGELRRVTWPTKEETLRLSIMVIAVAVAIGAFLGLVDLGFARIMGILLGN
- the nusG gene encoding transcription termination/antitermination factor NusG, whose product is MTTQITHADPEVRWYIIHAYSGQEKRVKDNLEQRIKTMDMQDKILQVVVPTEDEMEIKGGQRKAVPRTIFPGYILVQMRMDDQSWFVVRNTPGVTGFVSAEDESENRPKPVPLEEREVETILRQIETDTPRPRIGLEKGQSVRITDGPFVDFMGTVDEVSQERAKVKVLVSFFGRETPVELDFLQVERA
- the rplK gene encoding 50S ribosomal protein L11; the protein is MAKKVRALIKLQIEGGRASPAPPVGPALGQHGVNIMAFVKEYNERTSQNAGTIVPVELTVFEDRSFTFITKSPPAAELLRKAAGVDKGSGNPKAEPLSVTVTRDQVREIAEVKAADLNAADIEGAMKIIEGTARSMGLRVS
- the rplA gene encoding 50S ribosomal protein L1, whose product is MASRGKRYNDAVGLLDADARYAPQEAVEITKKTASAKFDETIELHIRTGADPRYADQMVRGVAVLPHGVGKPVRVLVFCQGEAETIAREAGADHVGSDELIREIENGFLDFDVSIATPDMMGRVGRLGRILGRRGLMPNPRTGTVVQQEGIPQAISDAKKGRVEFRLDRTGLIHVPIGKASFEDDLLMDNLTTLVDNVIRARPSGVKGQYLRAAFLTATMGPSVPVDVDRLSDLRIE